A window of Tautonia plasticadhaerens contains these coding sequences:
- a CDS encoding ISKra4 family transposase, translated as MSCPTCLEPAKFMGHRPRRVVSLLGAVRVTRAYYHCPHCHGGFAPGDAVMRVPEAALTPAAYEVACLAGALSAFAEAAEVTLPKMAGLRLAESTVERAAEAAGAEVGRRLAAGEVFGGARAWHWHKDAEGKTCAYVAADATGVGQQGEGGSSAEGRMATVAMVYNPVPEVSARRARPDGPPPRFRARYVAGLCGVAPLGEPLRRQAAQVGMDRAERWIALTDGGSGLEGWARANFGRVEAVILDFYHAAEYLGGLARALFPGDDEAREGWLGDWCHRLKYEGGPTVLEALRGLEVRGHAAKEARAEVVRYFTNQAHRMDYPGYVAKGWAIGSGPVEAACKTVIGQRMKGSGMRWGADGADALSHLRALFKSGDRQWDAFWCPTPN; from the coding sequence GTGAGCTGCCCGACCTGCCTCGAGCCGGCCAAGTTCATGGGCCACCGTCCCCGCCGGGTGGTCAGCCTGCTCGGGGCGGTACGGGTCACCCGGGCGTACTACCACTGCCCCCACTGCCACGGCGGCTTCGCCCCCGGCGACGCCGTGATGCGGGTGCCCGAGGCGGCGCTGACCCCGGCGGCCTACGAGGTCGCCTGCCTGGCCGGGGCGCTCTCGGCGTTCGCCGAGGCGGCCGAGGTGACCTTGCCGAAGATGGCCGGGCTGCGCCTGGCCGAGTCGACGGTCGAGCGGGCCGCCGAGGCGGCCGGGGCCGAGGTCGGCCGGCGGCTGGCCGCCGGGGAGGTCTTCGGCGGGGCCCGCGCCTGGCACTGGCACAAGGACGCCGAGGGCAAGACCTGCGCGTACGTGGCGGCGGACGCGACCGGGGTCGGGCAGCAGGGCGAGGGCGGGTCGTCGGCCGAGGGGCGGATGGCCACCGTGGCGATGGTCTACAACCCGGTCCCCGAGGTGTCCGCCCGCCGGGCGCGGCCCGACGGCCCGCCGCCCCGGTTCCGGGCCCGCTACGTGGCGGGGCTGTGCGGCGTGGCCCCCCTGGGCGAGCCGCTCCGGCGGCAGGCGGCGCAGGTGGGGATGGACCGGGCCGAGCGGTGGATCGCGCTGACCGACGGGGGCAGCGGGCTGGAGGGCTGGGCGCGTGCCAACTTCGGGAGGGTCGAGGCGGTGATCCTCGACTTCTACCACGCCGCCGAATACCTGGGGGGCCTGGCCCGCGCCCTGTTCCCGGGCGACGACGAAGCGCGGGAGGGCTGGCTGGGCGACTGGTGCCACCGGCTGAAATACGAGGGCGGCCCGACCGTACTCGAGGCGTTGCGAGGCCTGGAGGTGCGCGGCCACGCGGCGAAGGAAGCACGAGCGGAGGTGGTGCGGTACTTCACCAACCAGGCGCACCGCATGGACTACCCGGGCTACGTGGCCAAGGGTTGGGCGATCGGCTCGGGGCCGGTGGAGGCGGCGTGCAAGACGGTCATCGGGCAGCGGATGAAGGGCTCGGGGATGAGGTGGGGCGCCGACGGGGCCGACGCCCTGAGCCACTTGCGGGCGTTGTTCAAGAGCGGAGATCGGCAGTGGGACGCCTTCTGGTGCCCCACACCGAACTGA
- a CDS encoding 50S ribosomal protein L25 has protein sequence MAEAVTIQVEPRDPAKNKGTGSRASKRLRADGRVPAIIYGHKQDPVPISLSNDDVAMMLKKSVHLAQLSWEGKSEMAVVRDVQWDHLGKDIIHLDFLRVSAGETVEAEVALEMHGEPVGLALGGRLEQLVRSLKIKAKPDAIPKSLTLEVGGLNVGDAILVRDLKGLMPDGVTTEAEESVMLVHVVEKKAGSAADTGDEGAEGGGEAEGAKSEA, from the coding sequence ATGGCCGAAGCGGTTACCATCCAGGTCGAGCCGCGCGACCCGGCGAAGAACAAGGGCACCGGCAGCCGAGCCTCGAAGCGGCTGAGGGCAGACGGTCGCGTCCCGGCGATCATCTACGGGCACAAGCAGGATCCCGTGCCCATCTCGCTGTCGAACGACGACGTGGCGATGATGCTGAAGAAGTCGGTCCACCTCGCCCAGCTCTCCTGGGAAGGCAAGTCCGAGATGGCCGTCGTCCGGGACGTGCAGTGGGACCACCTGGGCAAGGACATCATCCACCTGGACTTCCTCCGGGTCAGCGCCGGCGAGACGGTCGAGGCCGAGGTCGCGCTGGAGATGCACGGCGAGCCGGTCGGCCTGGCCCTCGGCGGCCGCCTGGAGCAGCTCGTCCGCAGCCTGAAGATCAAGGCCAAGCCCGACGCCATCCCCAAGTCGCTCACCCTGGAGGTGGGGGGCCTGAACGTCGGGGACGCGATCCTCGTCCGGGACCTCAAGGGGCTGATGCCCGATGGGGTGACGACCGAGGCCGAGGAGAGCGTCATGCTCGTCCACGTCGTCGAGAAGAAGGCCGGATCGGCCGCCGACACCGGCGACGAAGGGGCCGAGGGCGGCGGCGAGGCCGAAGGGGCGAAGTCGGAGGCGTGA
- the pth gene encoding aminoacyl-tRNA hydrolase — MSGRKLIVGLGNPGPKYDGTRHNVGFEVVDRLASGPGGSAASKKFDGLLAEAELDFRRVLLLKPQTYMNLSGRSVRQAVQFYKIEPAEDLLVVCDDISLPLGKLRIRPKGSDGGQKGLRDIIAQLGTQDFPRLRIGVGDPGPIDAADYVLGRWRNTERPVIDDALISATQAVAVWVSQGLESAMNRFNAAAGG, encoded by the coding sequence ATGAGCGGTCGGAAGTTGATCGTCGGCCTGGGGAATCCGGGCCCCAAGTACGACGGGACCCGGCATAACGTCGGTTTCGAGGTGGTCGACCGGCTGGCCTCCGGGCCCGGCGGCTCCGCCGCCTCGAAGAAGTTCGACGGGCTGCTCGCCGAGGCCGAGCTCGACTTCCGACGCGTCCTGCTGCTGAAGCCCCAGACGTACATGAACCTCAGCGGCCGGAGCGTCCGGCAGGCCGTCCAGTTCTACAAGATCGAGCCCGCCGAGGACCTCCTGGTCGTCTGCGACGACATCAGCCTGCCGCTGGGCAAGCTCCGCATCCGCCCGAAAGGCTCCGACGGGGGCCAGAAGGGGTTGCGGGACATCATCGCCCAGCTCGGCACCCAGGACTTCCCTCGCCTGCGGATCGGCGTCGGCGATCCCGGCCCGATCGACGCCGCGGACTACGTCCTCGGCCGGTGGCGGAACACCGAGCGTCCCGTCATCGACGATGCCTTGATCTCGGCCACCCAGGCCGTCGCCGTCTGGGTCTCGCAGGGGTTGGAGTCGGCCATGAATCGGTTCAACGCGGCCGCGGGGGGATAG
- the rpsF gene encoding 30S ribosomal protein S6 has product MPVNTYEGMFLLDSTKVTGSWEEAETHVHDLLRKHESEIVASRQWDDRRLAYPVGPHKKGAYLLTYFRVDGSKLQELVGDLHLDEMVVRELILKVHPKLADHLVTQAMSFTPTDEGGPSDDDDRRDRRDRDRDRDRGDRRGRDRDRDRD; this is encoded by the coding sequence GTGCCGGTCAACACGTACGAGGGGATGTTCCTGCTGGACAGCACCAAGGTCACCGGCTCGTGGGAGGAGGCCGAGACCCACGTCCACGACCTGCTCCGCAAGCACGAGTCGGAGATCGTCGCCAGCCGGCAGTGGGACGACCGCAGGCTCGCCTACCCGGTCGGGCCCCACAAGAAGGGGGCGTACCTGCTCACGTACTTCCGGGTCGACGGCAGCAAGCTCCAGGAACTGGTCGGCGACCTGCACCTGGACGAGATGGTGGTCCGGGAGCTGATCCTCAAGGTCCACCCGAAGCTGGCCGATCACCTCGTCACGCAGGCGATGTCCTTCACGCCGACCGACGAGGGCGGCCCCTCCGACGACGACGACCGCCGCGACCGCCGCGACCGGGACCGGGACCGGGACCGGGGCGATCGCCGGGGCCGGGACCGCGATCGCGACCGGGACTGA
- a CDS encoding single-stranded DNA-binding protein: protein MADLNKVFLIGRLTHDPELRYTPSGAPVSDLRLATSRVFTTKEGDRREDTLYIDVSVWNRQAENCCQYLKKGSQIHVEGHLRMDSWEDRNSGEKRTKIRVEGERIQFLDTRRGGDDQGGGPPRSDVEYDEPPARRAPSGGGGGEPRGGANGSGPRPYAPPPRRPAAGSEEPADEDIPF from the coding sequence ATGGCCGACTTGAACAAGGTGTTCCTGATCGGGCGCCTGACCCACGATCCGGAGCTGCGCTACACCCCCAGCGGCGCCCCGGTCAGCGACCTCCGACTCGCCACCAGCCGCGTCTTCACGACCAAGGAGGGGGATCGTCGCGAGGACACGCTCTACATCGACGTCTCCGTCTGGAACCGGCAGGCCGAGAATTGCTGCCAGTACCTGAAGAAGGGCAGCCAGATCCACGTGGAGGGCCACCTCCGCATGGATTCCTGGGAGGACCGGAACTCCGGAGAGAAGCGGACCAAGATCCGGGTCGAAGGGGAGCGCATCCAGTTCCTCGACACGCGTCGGGGCGGCGACGACCAGGGCGGCGGCCCCCCCCGAAGCGACGTCGAGTATGACGAGCCCCCGGCCCGCCGCGCCCCCTCCGGCGGCGGCGGCGGGGAGCCCCGTGGCGGCGCCAACGGCTCCGGGCCTCGTCCCTATGCCCCGCCTCCCCGGCGTCCGGCCGCCGGGAGTGAGGAGCCGGCCGACGAGGATATCCCGTTCTAA
- the rplI gene encoding 50S ribosomal protein L9, translated as MAKTPTKSKSKQAKSAAKAARALAHAQTQSQAAQEILGATRRPGWERRHNHPTRPKNGFMHILLTSKVAKLGDPGDLVKVKPGYARNFLLPQGLATFATPHNLRIVEKHRARLKALEEAKRSDLQSLAAQLSQRSITIEANANEEGHLYGSVNSQQIASALATDGFQVDPENVRIEGPLRELGFYSIPIHLGMEITGEVKLWVVPTHIEEDQG; from the coding sequence ATGGCCAAGACCCCGACCAAGAGCAAGAGCAAGCAGGCCAAGTCGGCCGCCAAGGCCGCCCGGGCCCTGGCGCACGCCCAGACCCAGAGCCAGGCCGCCCAGGAAATCCTCGGCGCCACCCGGCGGCCCGGGTGGGAGCGTCGGCACAACCACCCGACCCGGCCGAAGAACGGCTTCATGCATATCCTGCTGACCAGCAAGGTCGCCAAGCTCGGCGACCCCGGCGACCTGGTCAAGGTCAAGCCCGGCTACGCCCGGAACTTCCTGCTGCCCCAGGGGCTGGCCACCTTCGCCACCCCGCACAACCTGCGGATCGTCGAGAAGCACCGGGCCCGCCTCAAGGCGCTGGAAGAGGCCAAGCGGTCCGACCTCCAGAGCCTCGCCGCCCAGCTCTCCCAGCGGTCCATCACCATCGAGGCCAATGCCAACGAGGAGGGGCACCTCTACGGCTCGGTCAACTCCCAGCAGATCGCCTCGGCCCTGGCGACCGACGGCTTCCAGGTCGACCCCGAGAACGTCCGGATCGAGGGCCCGCTGCGGGAGCTCGGCTTCTACAGCATCCCGATCCACCTGGGCATGGAGATCACCGGAGAGGTCAAGCTCTGGGTGGTGCCGACGCACATCGAGGAGGACCAGGGCTGA
- the dnaB gene encoding replicative DNA helicase — MSPYANGNSNGNGNGHGKGHGQHRHSATASGPPDDRLPPQNLEAERGVLGSILLDNEVLHEVVPLLQPPDFYRDAHQVVYTVVRELYDKGQPVDTLLLAEELQRREQYDRLGGDELIGSIINSVPHAANALHYAVIVREKSVLRRLIGGAHEILKDSYDSLKSADEVLQTAERQIFRIAEEQASGETVDLQDIVTEAMDRIALRSESRHPITGISSGLLDLDDVTTGFQGSQLVILAARPSMGKTALALNICEHVAMSQHKAVLFVSLEMGKLEIADRMLGARAKVDGHKLRTGQGLGQRDMTMLGRAYDELRGGAPVLIDDTPTRNMLQITANARRIKLRQAKTTQDLGLIIVDYIQLIEPDSGENRDSRQEQIAKISRRLKTLARELNVPVIALSQLNRGVENREDRRPRMADLRESGAIEQDADMVLLLHRPEYYDPNDQPGVAELIVAKNRNGRTDTIKMTFLRNFMKFENLAAIADGPIDAGTF; from the coding sequence ATGTCCCCCTATGCAAACGGCAATAGCAACGGGAACGGGAACGGCCACGGCAAGGGCCACGGGCAGCATCGCCATTCGGCGACCGCCTCGGGCCCCCCGGATGATCGCCTCCCCCCCCAGAACCTCGAGGCCGAGCGCGGCGTGCTCGGCTCGATTTTGCTGGACAACGAGGTCCTGCACGAGGTCGTCCCGCTGCTGCAACCCCCGGACTTCTACCGGGACGCCCACCAGGTCGTCTACACGGTCGTCCGGGAACTGTACGACAAGGGCCAGCCGGTCGACACCCTGCTGCTCGCCGAGGAGCTCCAGCGCCGGGAGCAATACGACCGACTCGGCGGCGACGAGCTGATCGGTTCCATCATCAACAGCGTCCCGCATGCCGCCAACGCGCTGCACTACGCGGTGATCGTCCGGGAGAAGTCCGTGCTCCGCCGCCTGATCGGCGGCGCCCACGAGATCCTCAAGGACAGCTACGACAGCCTCAAGTCCGCCGACGAGGTGCTCCAGACCGCCGAGCGCCAGATCTTCCGGATCGCCGAGGAGCAGGCCAGCGGCGAGACGGTCGACCTGCAGGACATCGTCACCGAGGCGATGGACCGCATCGCCCTGCGGTCCGAGTCCCGACACCCGATCACCGGTATCTCCAGCGGCCTGCTCGACCTGGACGACGTGACCACGGGCTTCCAGGGCTCGCAACTGGTCATCCTGGCGGCCCGCCCGAGCATGGGCAAGACGGCGCTAGCGCTGAACATCTGCGAGCACGTCGCGATGTCCCAGCACAAGGCCGTCCTGTTCGTCTCCCTGGAAATGGGCAAGCTGGAGATCGCCGACCGGATGCTGGGCGCCCGGGCGAAGGTCGACGGCCACAAGCTCCGGACCGGTCAGGGGCTCGGCCAGCGCGACATGACCATGTTGGGCCGGGCCTACGACGAGCTCCGGGGCGGCGCCCCCGTGCTGATCGACGACACGCCGACCCGCAACATGCTCCAGATCACGGCGAACGCCCGCCGGATCAAGCTCCGACAGGCCAAGACCACCCAGGACCTCGGCCTGATCATCGTCGACTACATCCAGCTCATCGAGCCCGATTCGGGCGAGAACCGCGACAGCCGACAGGAGCAGATCGCCAAGATCAGCCGGCGGCTGAAGACCCTCGCCCGGGAGCTGAACGTCCCCGTCATCGCCCTCTCCCAGCTCAATCGAGGCGTCGAGAACCGCGAGGACCGTCGCCCCCGGATGGCCGACCTCCGCGAGTCGGGCGCCATCGAGCAGGACGCCGACATGGTCCTGCTCCTGCACCGCCCCGAGTATTACGACCCCAATGACCAGCCCGGCGTCGCCGAGCTGATCGTCGCCAAGAACCGGAACGGCCGCACCGACACGATCAAGATGACCTTCCTCCGCAACTTCATGAAGTTCGAGAACCTCGCCGCCATCGCCGACGGCCCGATCGACGCCGGGACGTTCTGA
- a CDS encoding DEAD/DEAH box helicase, translating into MSAEPAATTDPNRLALTFEEGTIVVEGLPEHDSRGIPGLQFDSRRRGIYRAPAIWYREIVQHLRDHGIPYDDRARDYQGKTPWDIRVDKPAFPHQTEALEAWSAGGMRGVVVLPTGTGKTHMANLAINAAQRPTLVVTPTIDLMNQWFDELTLCFDVEVGLLGGGYYEVKPLTVTTYDSAYMNMARLGDKFGLLVFDECHHLPGPTYGLASTCSIAPFRLGLTATPERADNAHEQLDRLIGPIVYRKEITQLRGQFLADYRVETQYVTLSEEEQFRYESCREVYRNFTRDHGIDFRRPDAWGQFLRLAFRSTEGRTAYQAYREQRELALAAPAKLQLLGRLLDHHHGDRIIIFTHDNATVYQIARRFLVPVITHQTKTKERREVLLRFNDGRFPIVATSRVLNEGVNVPEANVAIILSGTGSVREHVQRLGRILRKRGDKEATLYEVITRGTVEEFTSSRRRKHSAYGGG; encoded by the coding sequence ATGAGTGCCGAACCGGCGGCGACGACCGATCCGAACCGGCTCGCCCTCACCTTCGAGGAGGGGACGATCGTCGTCGAGGGCCTGCCCGAGCACGACTCCCGGGGGATCCCCGGCCTCCAGTTCGACTCGAGACGGCGGGGGATCTACCGGGCACCGGCGATCTGGTACCGGGAGATCGTCCAGCACCTGCGCGACCACGGCATCCCCTACGACGACCGGGCCCGGGACTACCAGGGCAAGACCCCGTGGGACATCCGGGTCGACAAGCCGGCGTTCCCGCACCAGACCGAGGCCCTGGAGGCGTGGTCAGCGGGCGGGATGCGGGGGGTGGTCGTGCTGCCGACCGGCACGGGCAAGACCCACATGGCGAACCTCGCCATCAACGCGGCCCAGCGCCCCACGCTGGTGGTCACGCCGACGATCGACCTGATGAACCAGTGGTTCGACGAGCTGACGCTCTGCTTCGACGTGGAGGTCGGCCTGCTCGGCGGCGGCTACTACGAGGTCAAGCCGCTGACGGTGACGACCTACGATTCCGCCTACATGAACATGGCCCGGCTGGGCGACAAGTTCGGCCTGCTCGTCTTCGACGAGTGCCACCACCTGCCCGGCCCGACCTACGGGCTGGCCTCGACCTGCTCCATCGCCCCGTTCCGCCTCGGGCTGACCGCCACCCCCGAGCGGGCCGACAACGCCCACGAGCAGCTCGACCGGCTGATCGGCCCGATCGTCTACCGCAAGGAGATCACCCAGCTCCGCGGCCAGTTCCTGGCCGATTACCGGGTCGAGACGCAATACGTCACCCTGAGCGAGGAGGAGCAGTTCCGCTACGAATCGTGCCGCGAGGTCTATCGCAACTTCACCCGGGACCACGGCATCGACTTCCGACGCCCCGACGCCTGGGGCCAGTTCCTCCGGCTCGCCTTCCGCTCCACCGAGGGCCGCACCGCCTACCAGGCGTACCGGGAGCAGCGTGAGCTCGCCCTGGCCGCCCCGGCGAAGCTCCAGCTGCTGGGGAGGCTGCTCGACCACCACCACGGCGACCGGATCATCATCTTCACGCACGACAACGCGACGGTCTACCAGATCGCCCGGCGATTCCTCGTGCCGGTCATCACCCACCAGACGAAGACCAAGGAGCGCCGCGAGGTGCTCCTGCGGTTCAACGACGGCCGGTTCCCGATCGTCGCCACCAGCCGGGTGCTGAACGAGGGGGTGAACGTGCCCGAGGCGAACGTGGCGATCATCCTCTCGGGCACCGGCTCGGTCCGGGAGCACGTCCAGCGGCTCGGCCGGATCCTCCGCAAGCGGGGCGACAAGGAGGCGACCCTCTACGAGGTGATCACGAGGGGGACCGTCGAGGAATTCACCTCCAGCCGCCGCCGCAAGCATAGCGCCTACGGCGGCGGCTGA
- a CDS encoding Uma2 family endonuclease encodes MSSIPKASDGLALDEFLELPEIDRRPYLEYIDGRIVPKVSPQYKHGRLTKQFLYRLDGAAGHRGEAIPELRCTFDGRSIIPDVAFMLREHVTFDSDGEPAGQVDRPPDLHIEIISPRQSTSDAHDKLVHSTAHGCPLGWLVHPGRRSIDVYRPGLEAVRLSTGDVLDGAPVLPDLRLPVAEVFGWLRGWPGDA; translated from the coding sequence ATGTCGAGCATCCCGAAGGCGAGCGACGGCCTCGCTCTCGACGAGTTCCTCGAACTCCCCGAGATCGACCGGCGTCCGTACCTGGAATACATCGATGGGAGGATCGTGCCCAAGGTGTCGCCCCAGTATAAGCACGGTCGGCTGACCAAGCAGTTCCTCTACCGGCTCGACGGGGCCGCCGGCCACCGGGGCGAGGCGATCCCTGAACTCCGATGCACCTTCGACGGGCGGTCGATCATCCCCGACGTCGCGTTCATGTTGCGTGAGCACGTCACCTTCGACTCCGACGGCGAGCCGGCCGGGCAGGTCGACCGGCCGCCTGATCTCCACATCGAGATCATCTCGCCCCGGCAGTCGACGAGCGACGCCCACGACAAGCTGGTCCACTCGACGGCCCACGGCTGCCCGCTCGGCTGGCTCGTCCATCCGGGACGTCGCTCGATCGACGTCTATCGACCCGGCCTCGAGGCCGTCCGGCTCTCGACCGGAGACGTCCTCGACGGGGCCCCCGTCCTCCCCGACCTCCGGCTGCCGGTCGCCGAGGTCTTCGGCTGGCTCAGGGGATGGCCCGGCGACGCATGA
- a CDS encoding 2'-5' RNA ligase family protein, whose amino-acid sequence MDVQRGEGAPAARPPPGAWEADPLFEPRPTTPLIVTLGFDAETFDRLDGLRRRFFPTDRNLIPAHLSLFHALPPEELDAVSAELGEAAGARPPIALRFSKVVPLGSGFALGLDVPGLAPLHRRLDDAFSPWLSPQDRQTFRPHVTLMNKADRTAARVGLAAYRDEFEPWTGMGDSLRLWAYLGGPWRPLARYPFHGDPSPDLEA is encoded by the coding sequence ATGGATGTCCAGCGGGGCGAGGGAGCCCCGGCGGCCCGCCCTCCCCCCGGCGCCTGGGAGGCCGATCCCCTGTTCGAGCCCCGACCGACCACCCCCCTGATCGTCACCCTCGGATTCGACGCGGAGACCTTCGACCGGCTCGACGGCCTCCGACGCCGCTTCTTCCCCACGGATCGGAACCTCATCCCCGCGCACCTGTCGCTGTTCCACGCGCTCCCGCCGGAAGAACTCGACGCCGTCTCCGCCGAACTGGGAGAGGCGGCCGGGGCCCGGCCGCCGATCGCCTTGCGGTTCTCGAAGGTCGTTCCCCTCGGTTCGGGCTTCGCCCTCGGGCTCGACGTGCCCGGCCTGGCCCCCCTGCACCGCCGGCTGGACGACGCCTTCTCCCCCTGGCTCTCCCCCCAAGACCGGCAGACCTTCCGCCCCCACGTCACCCTGATGAACAAGGCCGACCGCACCGCCGCCCGAGTCGGCCTCGCCGCCTACCGGGACGAGTTCGAGCCCTGGACAGGGATGGGGGATTCGCTGCGGCTCTGGGCCTACCTCGGGGGGCCGTGGCGCCCGTTGGCGCGGTATCCTTTCCATGGGGACCCGAGCCCCGACCTGGAGGCGTGA
- the modA gene encoding molybdate ABC transporter substrate-binding protein, which produces MGIGGVRGRVVPLLLVVLSGVILPGCRGPSADGPPPELHVAAASDLFGAMPELADAFERRTGVRVVPVLGSSGQLARQIEQGAPYDLFLSANLDYARRLADSGAIDPATVRPYAVGPLVLAFPATAGTGRSGLGALADPEVRSIALANPDHAPYGKAGKQVLERSGLWDSLESKVVYGQSIRVACRFVESGQADAGLIARSLADTPGIRWEPIDPALHDPIEQYLGVVAASDRRQTALAFCELLLGEEGRAILRRFGFEGLAGGDRSASGG; this is translated from the coding sequence ATGGGAATCGGAGGCGTCCGGGGCCGGGTCGTCCCGTTATTGCTGGTCGTGCTCTCGGGGGTCATCCTCCCCGGTTGCCGGGGCCCGTCGGCCGACGGGCCGCCCCCCGAGCTGCACGTGGCCGCGGCCAGCGACCTGTTCGGGGCGATGCCCGAGCTGGCCGACGCCTTCGAGCGGAGGACGGGGGTCCGGGTCGTCCCGGTGCTCGGGTCCTCGGGACAGCTGGCCCGCCAGATCGAGCAGGGGGCGCCTTACGACCTGTTCCTCTCCGCCAACCTCGACTACGCCCGACGCCTGGCCGACTCCGGGGCGATCGACCCGGCGACGGTCCGGCCCTACGCCGTCGGGCCCCTGGTCCTGGCCTTCCCGGCCACGGCCGGTACGGGGCGCTCGGGGTTGGGCGCCCTGGCCGACCCCGAGGTCCGCAGCATCGCCCTGGCCAACCCCGACCATGCCCCGTATGGGAAGGCGGGGAAGCAGGTGCTGGAGCGATCGGGGCTCTGGGACTCCCTGGAGTCGAAGGTGGTGTACGGGCAGTCGATCCGGGTCGCCTGCCGGTTCGTGGAGTCCGGGCAGGCCGACGCCGGGCTGATCGCCCGCTCCCTGGCCGACACCCCCGGGATCCGCTGGGAACCGATCGACCCCGCCCTGCACGACCCGATCGAGCAGTACCTCGGCGTCGTCGCCGCGAGCGACCGCCGGCAGACGGCCCTCGCCTTCTGCGAATTGCTCCTCGGCGAGGAGGGCCGGGCGATCCTCCGGCGGTTCGGTTTCGAGGGGCTCGCGGGCGGGGACCGATCGGCGAGCGGGGGGTGA
- a CDS encoding DedA family protein, translated as MTEDLIEQFGYLGIVLLLVLGGLGLPVPEEAPIILAAILTRKGAMWGPMAFGACVVGVLLGDFVVYGLGYVYGERVLAFRLTRKLLTRAREAQIKGYFQRHGLKILIVGRFAVGFRTAAYLTAGILRHPPLKLLMTDLFAVMLSTPLMFGLGYFFARQIEEGIREVQHSLALVAAGALVLLLLVRSERARRRGGRPVGPPVLEGDEAPLPPADVAPARPSSPAAPQVPRPGPGSAGAGESRLPADPPANTPGPTAGAGPSGPPISPDLPRGSPGPPGR; from the coding sequence TTGACCGAGGACCTGATCGAGCAATTCGGCTACCTCGGCATCGTCCTGCTGTTGGTGCTCGGCGGCCTGGGACTGCCGGTCCCCGAGGAGGCGCCGATCATCCTGGCGGCGATCCTCACCAGGAAAGGTGCGATGTGGGGGCCGATGGCCTTCGGGGCCTGCGTCGTGGGGGTGCTGCTGGGCGACTTCGTCGTCTATGGGCTCGGGTACGTCTACGGGGAACGCGTCCTCGCCTTCCGGCTGACCCGGAAGCTCTTGACCCGGGCGAGGGAGGCGCAGATCAAGGGCTATTTCCAGAGGCATGGCCTGAAGATCCTGATCGTCGGCCGGTTCGCGGTCGGCTTCCGGACGGCCGCCTACCTGACGGCGGGGATCCTGAGGCATCCCCCGCTGAAGCTCCTGATGACGGACCTCTTCGCCGTGATGCTCAGCACCCCGCTGATGTTCGGCCTGGGCTATTTCTTCGCCCGGCAGATCGAGGAGGGGATCCGGGAGGTGCAGCACTCCCTCGCGTTGGTCGCCGCCGGGGCGCTGGTCCTCCTGCTGTTGGTCCGATCGGAGCGGGCCCGCCGCCGCGGGGGGAGGCCCGTCGGCCCTCCCGTGCTCGAGGGGGACGAGGCCCCGCTGCCCCCCGCGGACGTCGCCCCGGCCCGGCCCTCCTCCCCGGCAGCCCCCCAGGTCCCTCGGCCCGGCCCCGGATCGGCCGGTGCAGGAGAGTCCCGCCTCCCGGCCGATCCGCCGGCAAACACCCCGGGCCCGACCGCCGGGGCGGGGCCGTCCGGACCCCCGATTTCCCCCGACTTGCCGCGCGGGTCTCCCGGACCGCCCGGCCGATGA
- a CDS encoding class I SAM-dependent DNA methyltransferase: protein MRTQPRYRIQFPVNEVDHLDQDETYFYLVESGDRKKIRFHDYGAIYERPGLYEQLFYDRLKCQSPAKVASVLRASTQQAGVNFSELRVLDFGAGNGMMAEELSNHGVARLVGVDIIESARLAAERDRPQVYDGYYVQDFTELDDARRKEIGEWSFDCLVTVAALGFGDVPPRAFVEAFNMVQDDGWLAFNIKETFLDKSDRSGFSSLIRGMILSNYIELYFLERYRHRFSIEGKPLPYLAIGARKRRDLPMDLVGEVRA from the coding sequence ATGCGAACCCAGCCCCGCTACCGGATCCAGTTCCCCGTCAACGAGGTCGACCACCTGGACCAGGACGAGACGTACTTCTACCTCGTCGAGTCGGGCGATCGGAAGAAGATCCGCTTCCACGACTACGGGGCGATCTACGAGCGGCCGGGCCTGTACGAGCAGCTCTTCTACGACCGGCTCAAGTGCCAGTCGCCGGCCAAGGTGGCCAGCGTCCTCCGGGCCTCGACCCAGCAGGCGGGGGTGAACTTCTCGGAACTCCGCGTGCTCGACTTCGGGGCCGGCAACGGGATGATGGCCGAGGAACTGAGCAACCACGGCGTGGCCCGGCTGGTCGGCGTGGACATCATCGAATCGGCGCGGCTGGCCGCCGAGCGCGACCGGCCCCAGGTCTACGACGGCTACTACGTCCAGGACTTCACCGAGCTGGACGACGCCCGCCGCAAGGAGATCGGCGAGTGGTCCTTCGACTGCCTGGTCACCGTCGCCGCCCTGGGCTTCGGCGACGTGCCCCCCAGGGCATTCGTCGAGGCGTTCAACATGGTCCAGGACGACGGCTGGCTCGCCTTCAACATCAAGGAGACCTTCCTGGACAAGTCCGACCGTTCCGGCTTCTCCAGCCTGATCCGGGGGATGATCCTCTCCAATTACATCGAGCTGTACTTCCTTGAGCGATACCGCCACCGCTTCTCGATCGAGGGCAAGCCGCTGCCCTACCTCGCCATCGGTGCCCGCAAGCGCCGGGACCTGCCCATGGACCTCGTCGGCGAGGTCAGGGCCTGA